One Cytophagales bacterium DNA window includes the following coding sequences:
- a CDS encoding 1-acyl-sn-glycerol-3-phosphate acyltransferase encodes MKEIFYFIIRYTSRLSMYAFFSKVELVGTDRIPRGKPLLFAPNHQNAFLDAFVVGGMSPVAIHYLTRADVFNKKFLWILEGLHMMPIYRMRDGFGKLSQNVGVFEACQKLFSNGKSVLIFPEGSHGEPYYLRGLTKGTSRLAFESQEVLGDDKELWIQPVGLNYFDQRKPRRKAMFVFGEPIRVNDYMEQYQTQKARALIQLRDTVKNHISDCLIIPDEDEHYEEKVAALTKANEKYAFEELKEKLSKNELKGPERKPRPIFKKIGQLLGLVNIPPLLLMKYILSKKIKDVVFSSSIKWAVGLFGFPIWWLIVFGAVSMAAGNQIAGIVIASMIVLLFLRQEFIKIGEG; translated from the coding sequence ATGAAAGAGATATTTTACTTCATTATACGTTATACGTCGAGGTTAAGCATGTATGCTTTTTTTAGCAAGGTGGAACTTGTGGGTACAGACCGCATTCCGCGTGGAAAGCCATTGCTTTTTGCTCCTAATCATCAAAATGCCTTTCTGGATGCTTTTGTGGTAGGTGGTATGTCGCCTGTGGCCATACATTACCTTACGCGTGCGGATGTTTTCAATAAAAAATTTCTTTGGATACTTGAAGGTCTTCACATGATGCCCATCTACCGCATGCGTGATGGATTTGGAAAGCTTTCTCAAAATGTTGGAGTATTTGAAGCATGCCAAAAATTATTTTCCAATGGTAAATCCGTCCTGATCTTCCCCGAAGGATCCCATGGCGAACCGTATTATTTACGTGGGCTTACAAAAGGAACATCAAGGCTGGCTTTCGAGTCTCAGGAAGTATTGGGTGACGACAAAGAATTGTGGATCCAACCCGTAGGCCTTAACTATTTCGATCAGAGAAAACCAAGAAGAAAGGCCATGTTCGTCTTCGGTGAGCCGATTCGAGTCAATGATTACATGGAGCAGTACCAGACCCAAAAAGCCAGGGCATTGATTCAATTGAGAGATACGGTAAAAAATCACATCTCTGATTGTTTGATCATCCCAGATGAGGATGAGCACTATGAAGAGAAAGTGGCGGCCTTGACCAAAGCCAACGAAAAATATGCTTTTGAGGAACTAAAAGAGAAACTCAGTAAAAATGAATTGAAGGGGCCTGAGCGCAAACCACGACCGATCTTTAAGAAAATTGGTCAGTTACTCGGCCTGGTCAACATACCACCGCTGTTATTGATGAAGTACATCCTGAGCAAAAAGATCAAGGATGTGGTCTTTTCCTCTTCTATCAAGTGGGCCGTAGGATTGTTCGGGTTTCCTATCTGGTGGTTGATTGTTTTTGGTGCGGTTTCCATGGCCGCTGGCAATCAAATTGCCGGGATCGTCATCGCCAGTATGATCGTCTTACTTTTCCTAAGACAGGAATTCATCAAGATTGGAGAAGGATAG
- a CDS encoding bile acid:sodium symporter family protein, which yields MNEIDAMQLNYDQGNILIVNISLGFIMFGVALGLTLTDFKNVLQQKRSVLAGVLSQFIVLPALTFLLIILWKPVPSVALGMMMVAACPGGNVSNFISAYSRGNAALSVSLTAISSILAILMTPFNLSFWGSLYGPTEAILQQVSLDILEVFRTIVLILGVPIVLGMFVRHRYPNTTARIQPIITYISIGIFGILVIGAFAANFQQFLDYISVVLLLVFLHNAIALTCGYQIGRLFSLPKADRRSLAIETGIQNSGLGLLLIFSFFGGLGGMAIVAGWWGIWHILSGLTVGTWWHRRKLD from the coding sequence ATGAATGAAATAGATGCGATGCAGCTCAACTACGATCAGGGGAATATCTTGATTGTAAACATCAGCTTGGGCTTCATCATGTTCGGTGTGGCGCTTGGACTTACCTTAACGGATTTCAAAAATGTACTGCAGCAAAAACGGTCAGTGCTGGCGGGGGTACTGTCGCAATTCATTGTACTTCCTGCGCTTACCTTTCTACTGATCATCCTTTGGAAACCTGTTCCTAGTGTAGCGCTGGGCATGATGATGGTGGCCGCTTGCCCTGGTGGAAATGTCTCCAATTTTATTTCAGCGTATTCACGAGGCAATGCCGCACTCTCGGTAAGCCTTACTGCGATTTCGTCTATTCTAGCCATTTTGATGACTCCTTTCAACCTGAGTTTTTGGGGGTCATTGTATGGTCCGACGGAAGCCATTCTTCAGCAAGTGAGCCTGGATATTCTTGAAGTATTCCGTACCATCGTGCTGATCCTCGGAGTGCCCATCGTGCTTGGCATGTTTGTGAGGCATCGTTACCCGAATACTACGGCCAGGATCCAGCCAATCATAACCTACATTTCGATCGGTATTTTCGGCATATTGGTCATTGGTGCCTTCGCGGCCAACTTTCAGCAGTTTCTGGATTATATCAGCGTCGTGCTACTCCTGGTCTTTCTTCACAATGCCATCGCACTTACTTGTGGTTACCAGATTGGGAGGCTTTTTTCTTTGCCCAAGGCAGACCGTCGATCTTTGGCAATTGAAACGGGCATACAAAATTCAGGGCTAGGCTTATTGTTGATTTTCTCCTTTTTTGGTGGATTAGGAGGCATGGCCATCGTTGCCGGATGGTGGGGAATTTGGCACATCCTTTCGGGTCTGACCGTAGGTACCTGGTGGCATCGTCGAAAACTCGACTGA
- a CDS encoding ABC transporter permease, which produces MLRNYFKTAIRNIFRNKVFSTITILGLSGGLTCAMLILTFVSDEFSYDEMHSRKSDIYRLRYKIQNFDLARVPPIFKENLNEFFPEIEASTRLFSRSVSVNVGNNASSPGGLRFEENNVNFSDPELFRIFDFELVDGTLSEALEKPFTAILNEEVAQKYFGSGSAVGQSIQLGGMHSFQVVAVVKDFPTNSHVHFDMLLPYDNMYDLEPPQLAEGIRANFKRNWIVSHSPTYVVVEPGTDIQLLNKRFADFVEEKIPENMKKGQAFEFQPLLDIHLNNDVQAQAEAPGDLNFIIIFLAVGFLTLLIACINFVNLSTAKSLERAREIGVRKVMGAWKSSLVYQFLGESMIITMFAAFLAVGFTVLLLPQLNSLTDKTLTIASMMAFELIAGFSILVILTALLAGIYPSFFVTRISPVLSLKGITSQKQGGELSFRRGLIVIQFAISIMLISGAIIVFDQLDNLRNKDLGFGKDFVITAPVQSANFNNVFGGVDEGRRQKMNAFEESLKAIPGIKNSTVSSTTLGFGSVNRNIVPEGFTAEDNIIAPVMAVDYDFLETYEITLIEGRNFSKDFGTDQLNAFVLNEKALEAWEFGSPVEAIGKNVNMEGKEGKVIGVVRDFNFLSLATEIQPLLMEINVAQFTTFSFKLNGANVPQTLDQIEQQWNSFFPDQTFDYSFLDESLAQIYNSQERFGSLIGYFAFMAIIISCLGSYGLIMYVANGKRKEIGIRKVLGASVLQVVFLLSKKFFILVALSIIIAIPITIYAANQWLEEFSYQVGISPMSFVAAALGTILLVLTTVSAQSLKAAIANPVKSLRSE; this is translated from the coding sequence ATGCTTCGGAATTATTTTAAGACGGCCATCCGTAACATTTTTCGGAATAAAGTATTCAGTACCATTACCATCCTAGGTCTTAGTGGAGGCCTGACCTGTGCTATGTTGATCCTCACGTTTGTGAGTGATGAATTCAGCTATGATGAAATGCACTCCCGTAAATCAGATATATATCGGTTACGTTACAAGATCCAGAACTTTGACCTGGCACGAGTACCTCCCATTTTCAAAGAGAACCTGAATGAATTTTTCCCCGAGATAGAGGCCTCAACCAGACTTTTTTCCAGAAGTGTCAGTGTGAACGTGGGGAATAATGCGTCGAGCCCTGGAGGTTTGCGTTTTGAGGAGAACAATGTGAATTTCTCAGATCCGGAGCTATTTCGAATATTTGATTTTGAATTGGTGGATGGCACACTTTCGGAAGCACTGGAAAAGCCGTTTACAGCAATACTCAATGAAGAGGTTGCTCAAAAATATTTTGGTTCAGGATCCGCCGTTGGTCAATCCATCCAATTGGGAGGCATGCATTCATTTCAGGTAGTGGCCGTCGTAAAAGATTTTCCTACAAATTCCCATGTGCACTTCGACATGCTGCTTCCTTATGACAACATGTACGATTTGGAACCGCCTCAATTAGCGGAAGGGATCAGGGCGAATTTCAAGCGGAACTGGATCGTTTCACATTCCCCGACCTACGTGGTGGTAGAACCCGGAACAGACATCCAGCTGTTAAACAAGAGGTTCGCTGACTTTGTGGAAGAAAAGATTCCTGAGAACATGAAGAAAGGTCAGGCCTTTGAATTTCAGCCACTGCTGGACATTCATCTAAACAATGACGTACAGGCACAGGCTGAAGCACCGGGGGATCTCAATTTCATCATTATATTCCTGGCCGTTGGGTTCCTCACCTTATTGATTGCCTGCATCAATTTCGTGAACCTTTCCACGGCAAAATCTCTGGAACGAGCTCGTGAAATCGGAGTTCGAAAGGTCATGGGTGCATGGAAGAGTAGCCTGGTCTATCAATTTCTCGGTGAATCCATGATCATCACCATGTTTGCAGCGTTTCTGGCGGTAGGCTTCACTGTCTTGTTGCTACCTCAACTCAACAGTCTAACCGATAAAACCCTGACCATAGCATCTATGATGGCTTTTGAGTTGATTGCAGGCTTTTCAATACTTGTGATACTCACTGCTTTACTGGCAGGTATATATCCGTCGTTTTTTGTGACTCGAATTTCGCCAGTACTGAGCCTGAAAGGGATTACCAGTCAAAAACAAGGTGGAGAGCTTTCATTTCGACGTGGGCTGATTGTGATCCAGTTTGCCATTTCTATCATGTTGATTTCAGGAGCCATCATTGTTTTTGATCAGTTGGACAATCTCCGAAACAAAGACCTAGGGTTTGGTAAGGATTTTGTGATTACGGCACCGGTACAAAGTGCCAATTTCAATAATGTATTTGGAGGGGTAGATGAGGGCCGACGACAGAAAATGAATGCTTTTGAAGAATCTCTGAAAGCAATCCCCGGAATAAAAAACAGTACCGTTTCGTCCACTACATTAGGTTTTGGTAGTGTCAATCGAAACATTGTCCCGGAAGGATTCACTGCGGAAGACAACATCATTGCTCCGGTGATGGCGGTCGACTATGATTTCCTGGAGACTTATGAGATTACATTGATCGAAGGTAGAAATTTCTCTAAAGACTTTGGGACAGATCAACTCAATGCCTTTGTCCTCAATGAGAAAGCTTTGGAAGCCTGGGAATTCGGAAGTCCTGTGGAAGCCATAGGGAAAAACGTCAATATGGAGGGAAAAGAGGGAAAAGTGATTGGCGTAGTTCGTGACTTCAATTTTCTTTCTCTGGCAACAGAGATTCAGCCGTTATTGATGGAAATCAATGTAGCACAATTCACCACATTTTCATTCAAACTCAACGGAGCCAATGTCCCACAAACGCTGGATCAAATTGAGCAACAATGGAATAGCTTTTTCCCCGATCAAACTTTTGATTATTCCTTTTTGGATGAGTCCTTGGCGCAGATTTACAATAGTCAGGAACGATTCGGATCACTGATTGGATATTTTGCTTTTATGGCCATTATCATTAGTTGCCTCGGATCCTATGGCTTGATCATGTATGTGGCAAATGGCAAACGAAAAGAAATAGGGATACGAAAAGTATTGGGAGCTTCTGTGTTGCAAGTGGTTTTTCTGCTATCAAAAAAATTCTTTATACTAGTAGCTTTATCCATCATCATTGCCATTCCAATTACCATTTATGCAGCCAATCAATGGCTCGAAGAATTTTCATATCAGGTGGGAATATCACCCATGAGCTTTGTTGCGGCGGCTTTAGGAACCATATTGTTGGTATTGACCACTGTAAGTGCACAATCCTTGAAAGCGGCCATTGCAAATCCAGTAAAATCATTAAGGAGTGAGTGA